CACTGGGGATCGATACGGTGAAGCAGCTCCGAAAAATAACGGATATCAACTTCGATGTTCACCTCATGACAAACAATAACGAATTTTTCATCCAGGAGATGATTGATATCGGTGTTGAACAAATCTCATTCCACCTGGAAACGAGCGTTCACGTCGACCGATACATCAACCTGATCCGTAAGAGTGGCGCAAAAGTCGGGGTCGCGTTAACACCGTCCACACCACTTTCGTCACTGGAATATATCTTACCGCAGGTTGACACCGTGTTATTGATGCTGATCAATCCAGGGTTTGCGACAGATAAAAATGAAAATCAGGTCGCATACGCCGTTCAGAAAGTAAATGACCTGAAGAAGCTGATCGAGAAACATGGCCTGAATACACGGATAGAAGTTGATGGCCGGGTGTCTTTAGAGACGATCCCGGGATTAGTGGGTGCAGGTGCCGATATCCTCGTCGCCGGAAGCACAAGTCTGTTCATTAAGGGCAGAAGTCTCGCGGAAAACAAAGTCATTATGGAAGAGAAAATGAATGAAGGACTTTCACAAAGGGAGGAAGTAAAATAATGAGTTACAACGACGTGCAAAACGAGATCAAAGCGGAGCTCTCCAATACGCTCGAGTCTATCGACAATGACAGCGTGGAGACACTGTTAAAAGAAATCAAGCAGGCAGACAAAGTATTCTTCGTCGGTGTCGGCAGAGTGCTATTGTCTTTGCAGGCAGTCGCCAAGCGCCTGGCACACCTCGGTGTCAAGACATACGTCGTCGGTCAGATCACAGAACCGGCCATCACCGATAAGGATTTACTGATTGTCGGCTCCGGCAGTGGTGAATCGGCATTTCCGCTGATCATTGCCAAAAAAGCCAAACAATTCGATGCCAGGGTCGCACATATCGGCGCAAACCCGGATTGTTCGATGAAAGATTATTCCGATCATTTTGTCCGCATTCCAGTGGCGACAAAGTTTAATTTACCGAATGAAACGCCGTCTGTACAGCCGATGACCAGCCTGTTCGAACAGAGCCTGCTTTTATTGGGTGATTCCCTCGCATTGATGCTGGTTCGTGAGCAGAATATTGATATGCACAGTTTGTGGGAGTATCACGCAAACCTCGAATAGACATGCCACATCACCATTACAAAACCAGCACCCGGGTTTCTCGGGTGCGTGGAAAGGAGGAGAACTGATGCAGGCACTTCATTTTGGCGCCGGGAACATCGGAAAAGGCTTTATCGGTTATTTACTCAACAAAACCGGCTATGAGATCTGTCTTGTCGATGTGAACCAGGCAGCCATTGACCGCTTCAACAAGCACAACCGGTATTTTGTAGAAATGCTCGACGATCATCACACCGTCGAAGAAGTTTCCCCTGTCAAAGCTTTGAACAGTCTGACCCAGGAACAAGATGTGATTGACCAGATCGAACAAGCAGATATCATTACAACATCTGTCGGTGTCGATAATCTCTCCCGGATTGCCGGGGTTCTGGCCAAAGGGCTCTTAAAGCGGGTCGGATCAAACAAGAAGACGATTGATGTCATTGCAAACGAAAACGCCATCAATGCTTCTTCTGCTTTACAAGGAGAAATCGAGAAGGTCGTTTCTCCGGAAGAGATGAATTCGATCCTGGCATACACCGGGTTTCCAAACGCTTCGATTGACCGCCTCGCTCTCTCTAAAGAAGGCGAAGAGGAAGAAACGGCGTTAGTGGAGCCGATTTTCGAATGGGTCATTAATCAGAAGGAAGCAAAAAATCATGAACTGCCACCGATTTACGGTGCCACCTATGTGGATGACTTGAAGCCATTTATCGAACGCAAACTCTATTCTGTGAATATGGGGCATGCAGCAACCGCCTATATTGCGAACCTGTTCAATGAACCAACCATCCAAAGCGCACTGGATCAACCGGAGATTGAACGAATGATTCAAGCCACGATGAATGAAACAGCGCAATACTTTATTACCCAGTTCAATGTCAGCCAGGACGACATGGACGCTTATATTCAGAAAACTTTAAAGCGCTTTAAAAACAAAAACATCAGTGATGACATCTACCGCGTTGGCAGAGCCCCGATTCGAAAACTTGGGCATGATGAACGTCTCGTCAAGCCGGCGAGGGAGCTAAAGCGGCTCGGTCTGCCGGTCACTCATCTCACCTGCGTCATTGCAGCCGGGTATCTGTTTGCTCATCCGGAAGATGAAGAAGCGGTCAGATTACAGACCTACGTGCAGGATCACGGGATTGAAAAAGCAGTCAATCATTTCTCTGAAATCGAAGATCAAGAGCTATTAACAGCCATCATTCATTATTATCAAGATCTCGAGCGTCAGAAACAAAGGGCATCAAAACCGGAATTACCGGTGTAGAGAAAGGGGCTTAAAAGACATGCTTAGTACGTATTTAGAAAACACAATCCAGTTGAAAGAGACGGTTTCAAACTGGGAAGAATCCATCCGGATTGCTGCAAAGCCCTTATTGAATCACGGCAATATCAATGAAAGTTATATACAGGATATGATTGGCAACGTGCATGAATTCGGCTCTTATATCGTTATTATACCAGGCGTCGCGATGCCGCACGCTCAGAACAAAGGAGGGGTAAATGCTAACGGTGTATCGCTTTTGAAACTTGAAGAGCCCGTTGTCTACCCGGAAGAAAAAGCTGTGACGGTGATTATCGTCCTCGCCGCCACCGACAGTGACGGACATCTCGATTTAATCGCAGACCTGTCCTCCGTATTGGGTGACGAAGAGATAAAGAACAGTCTCGAACAAGCAACCAGTAAAGACGACATTCTCAGTTTAATCAGACGCGCTGAGTAAGTTGGTTCATGTCAACCTTGTCAAGGGGACGCATAAAGCTGACGAATTCATTGGATGATCGAGTCAGACGTGAATCATTTCAAAAAGAAAGGTGGAAAATGACATGACAAATCAATTTGGTATGGAAGAAAGCAATGCACCAAAATCGTCGTTTCGCGCGAAGATTCAAGCCATGGGCGGCTTTTTGACCAACATGGTCATCCCGAACATCGGTGCATTTATAGCATGGGGTATTTTAACTGCTTTATTTATCGAGACAGGCTGGATGCCAAATGAACACCTGGCGGAAATGGTTGGACCAACCATCACCTACCTCCTCCCGCTCCTTCTCGCTTAT
This Salisediminibacterium beveridgei DNA region includes the following protein-coding sequences:
- the hxlB gene encoding 6-phospho-3-hexuloisomerase, giving the protein MSYNDVQNEIKAELSNTLESIDNDSVETLLKEIKQADKVFFVGVGRVLLSLQAVAKRLAHLGVKTYVVGQITEPAITDKDLLIVGSGSGESAFPLIIAKKAKQFDARVAHIGANPDCSMKDYSDHFVRIPVATKFNLPNETPSVQPMTSLFEQSLLLLGDSLALMLVREQNIDMHSLWEYHANLE
- a CDS encoding PTS sugar transporter subunit IIA yields the protein MLSTYLENTIQLKETVSNWEESIRIAAKPLLNHGNINESYIQDMIGNVHEFGSYIVIIPGVAMPHAQNKGGVNANGVSLLKLEEPVVYPEEKAVTVIIVLAATDSDGHLDLIADLSSVLGDEEIKNSLEQATSKDDILSLIRRAE
- a CDS encoding ribulose-phosphate 3-epimerase produces the protein MQKETITISPSIMSSDLLNLEKSIRDIEQEGIDTLHVDIIDGAFSPSMPLGIDTVKQLRKITDINFDVHLMTNNNEFFIQEMIDIGVEQISFHLETSVHVDRYINLIRKSGAKVGVALTPSTPLSSLEYILPQVDTVLLMLINPGFATDKNENQVAYAVQKVNDLKKLIEKHGLNTRIEVDGRVSLETIPGLVGAGADILVAGSTSLFIKGRSLAENKVIMEEKMNEGLSQREEVK
- a CDS encoding mannitol-1-phosphate 5-dehydrogenase; this encodes MQALHFGAGNIGKGFIGYLLNKTGYEICLVDVNQAAIDRFNKHNRYFVEMLDDHHTVEEVSPVKALNSLTQEQDVIDQIEQADIITTSVGVDNLSRIAGVLAKGLLKRVGSNKKTIDVIANENAINASSALQGEIEKVVSPEEMNSILAYTGFPNASIDRLALSKEGEEEETALVEPIFEWVINQKEAKNHELPPIYGATYVDDLKPFIERKLYSVNMGHAATAYIANLFNEPTIQSALDQPEIERMIQATMNETAQYFITQFNVSQDDMDAYIQKTLKRFKNKNISDDIYRVGRAPIRKLGHDERLVKPARELKRLGLPVTHLTCVIAAGYLFAHPEDEEAVRLQTYVQDHGIEKAVNHFSEIEDQELLTAIIHYYQDLERQKQRASKPELPV